From Lewinellaceae bacterium:
TGAATTTACCGGCCGTATCGTGGAGGATAGAAAATGGCGCAGCGGCCTGCAGACTGCCGTGGAGGCTAAGGAAGGATTGGAAATCCAGTCGGAAGGCCACATCCTCAACGCCATCTCTCTGCAGCATTTAATCATCCGGTATCCGAAACGAGCCGGCATGACCGCCACCGCCCAAACGGCGGCCAATGAGTTCATGAACAGCTACGGCCTGGGCGTCGTTGTGATCCCGCCCAACAAGCCCTGCCGGCGGGTAGGCCATCCCGATGAGGTATTTACCACCCAGGCTGCCAAAATACAGGCCATCGTTGAAGAGATACAACGCGCTCACCGGACCGGCCAACCCATCCTGCTAGGCACCCGCACCGTTCGGGAATCTGAGAACCTAGCCAGTATCATTCGAAAAAGCGGCATCCCATGCCAGATGCTGAACGCCAAGAACGACGAGCTGGAGGCCGACATCATCGCCCGAGCAGGCATGCCGGGCGCCATTACCATCTCCACCAATATGGCCGGGCGGGGGACGGATATTGTACTGGGCGGCCCTGACGGGCAGGACCGGGAGCCCGTTATCCGGGCCGGCGGCCTGTACGTCATCGGCACCAACCGCCACGAAAGCCTGAGAGTTGACCGGCAATTGCGCGGGCGGGCGGGGCGGCAGGGCGACATTGGGCACTCCCGCTTTTTCATTAGCCTGGAGGACGAGTTGATGGTGAAATACAGGCTCAAAGAAATTCTGCCCCGGCGCTTCAGGAACTTGCCGGAAGGGCAAAAAATAGAAGACAAACGCATTCACCTCTTCATCCAGCACATCCAGGAGGTCATCGAAGATCAAACCTCAGAGATGCGGCGGACGCTCATGCTCTACTCGGATTTGGTGGAAAAACAACGGCAATTGATACAGGGAGAACGGCAGCAGCTATTGCTGAAGGCCGGCTACCTCGAAGAGCACTTTGATATAAAGGCAAAAAACATTCCTGTCGAAAAGCTAAAAACCGTGGCGCTCTTCCAATACGGCCGGTTGTGGGCGGAGCACCTCGACTACCTGCAGCAGGTGCGCGACTGCATCCACCTGATCCGTTTCGGCGGGCAAAAGCCGCTGCTGGAATTTCAGCGCCTGGCCGACCGGCAGTTCCAGCTCCTGTGCGATAGGATAGACGAGGCCGTGCGGGAAAAAGCAGCCCTGCTGCTGGCCAATCCCGGCCTTGAACTTCAGGAGCTGGGCGTCCGCCGCCCCTCCTCCACCTGGACCTACATCGTCAACGACAACCCCTTCGGCAATAAACTGGCGACGATGCTGCTGGATAATTCGAACATTGGCTTCCAGGTGGATTTTGTTTCTGCGGCGGTGTTGTTTGTAGTGGGGGTGTTCCAAAAGTTAACGGGATGGAAGAGGGCGCAGCATCCATAACATCTTTTATTGCAAAAAGTATCCCAAACCCCAGTTCCCTAATCTTTGTAAATTTTCACCCCCACTTCCTCCCCCTCCCTCACCCACGCCCGGTACATCCCTTCCGAGTTGAACGGCAGCGCGATATGGCCCTTCGCATCCACGGCGATCAGGCCGCCGTCGCCGCCCAGGGCAAGTTGGCGGTGGTGAATGGCGTGGCGGGCAGCCTCTTCCAGGCTCAAACCACGGTATTCCATAAGGCAGGAGACGTCGTAGGCCACCACGCCACGTATAAAATACTCCCCGTAGCCGGTGCAGGACACGGCGCAGGTCAGGTCGTTGGCGTACGTGCCCGCGCCGATGATGGGGCTATCCCCTACCCTGCCGTACTGTTTATTGGTCAGGCCTCCGGTGGAAGTGGCGGCGGCCAGATGGCCATGGCGGTCGCAGGCCACCGCGCCTACCGTGCCATGTTTTTGGCTGTGGTCGAGCTGCGCTTTGCCGCGGGCCCGGGCTGCCTGCAGCTGCCGTTGACGGAATTCGGAGTAGAAATAGTCCGGCAGCGCTTCTTCAATGCCCTGTTCACGGGCGAATTCCAATGCGCCAGGGCCGCAGAGCAGCACGTGATCCGAGGCCTCCAGGATGCGCCGCGCCAGGGAAATGGGGTTCTTTACCCCCTGGACCATAGCCACGGCTCCCGCCTTCAGCGTTTTTCCGCACATGATGGAAGCGTCCATCTCATTGTTGCCTTCGTGGGTAAAAACGGCGCCCTTCCCGGCATTGAAATACTCGCAATCCTCCAGCGAACGGACGACCGTTTCGACGGCATCCAGCGCACTCCTGCCCGCCTTGAGCAGGGCCTCTCCGGCCTGCAGGGCCGCCAGCAGCGCTTTTTGGTGGGACTCTTCCTTTTCGGCAGTCATCTCGGAGCGCAGGATGGTGCCGGCGCCTCCGTGAATGGCCAGGGAATATTCAGGCATGCGAACTTGGCTTTCTTGTGTTTATTTAATTGAAACCTTTGAGGTTTTTTGTCCATTTTTAGTTGACGGTTGTCAGTTGCCTGACAGCCTAAACAAACAACCGTCAACTAAAAACTGCCTAATACCCCGGATTCTGCCCGATCACTCCATTAGAAACCTTCACCTCCCGGTCCGGAATAGGCAAAACAACCCGGTAATCTTCTATCTGCCGCACTAAGGCAGCCCGGCCCAGGCGCACCAGGTCGAACCAGTAGTGGCCTTCGAAGGCGTACTCCAGGCGGCGCTCCCGGATCAGGAAGCTGTTGTAGGCCTCCAGGTTGGGCACATCGGCCTCCGCGACCGGCGAACCGGGCAATGAACGGGTGCGGATGGCGTTCAGGTCTTCCAATGCAGCGCTCACTCCTTCCGTATTCGCGATGGCTTCGGAGCGGATGAGGTACATTTCCGCCAGGCGGGAAACCGGGACGTTGTAATCTATATCCGTCGCCAGTTCGCCGTATTTGGTGCAGCGCACCACCCCAAAGCGCCGCAGAAACTGCTCCTTTCGGGCATCGTTTTCTTCAAAAGCCTCCCACAGCTCATTGGAGCCGGAAACCTCGTTGGCGGCGGAAAGCATCAGGAGGCTCGACAAATCCTGCCCATCCTGAGTGGTAAACTGCAGTTCGAAGATCGACTCCGGCGAGCCTTCCGTCTCAAAGTTATCATTATAATTTTCATTGAGCGCATAGTCGCCATCGTTGAGGAGCAGTTCGGCGTAGGCGCGGGCGTTGGCCCAGTCCTTCCGGTACAGGTGTACGCGGGCCAGCAAGGCCCGGGCGGCCGCCTGGGTGACAAAGTAGCGATCGTCGTCATCCGGCAGAGCCCTGGCGGCGTTGTCCAGGTCTTCGATGATGCGGCCGTAGGTGGCCGCTACCGTAGCCCGCCCTACCGAGGTAGCTGTACTGCGGTCGAGTACCTCTGTAAAGACGGGCACCCCAAGGGCGGAGCTTTCGTTAAAAAACTCCCCGAACTGGCACAGCAGTCCGAAATAGGCGGAGCCCCGGAAATAATAGGCCGTGCCTTCGATCCGGCTGCGATCTGCATCGCCGATCCCATCGATGCCGTCGATGTTCGCCAGAATATTATTGGCGGAGTTGATGATGTTGTACAAATCCACCCACACATCTTCGATGTAGGGATTGGTCGTCGGTACGCGGGCGTTGGACAGGTCCTCATAACGCTGCCGGAAGCCGGTGGCAATGGCATTGCCGCCGAGCAGGTCCGCCACCAGGACGAAATCCCCTCCGTATAAGTTGACGCCCTGAAAGCTATTGTACAGCCCAATAGCCGCTGCTTCCGCCGTTTCTTTGTTGACGATGGCCTCCGAAGTGATGATCTGGCCGTCGAGCTCCACATCCAGGAAGTTGTTGCAGGCGGCACTCAAAAATACGACCGCCGATAGCACGATGTATTTGAAGTTTATGGTTTTCATATTCATATTTTTTGTACAAATCAGCCCGATGCAATGGGCACTTTTACACGTTTACACTTTTACACCTCACAACCCCACATTGACCCCCACCGAAATCGTCCGTGCCTGCCCCAGGGTGCCAAAGTCCTCTCCTTGCTGGGTATTCAGAGCGCCCTGGCTGGCGGTGTTGGTCGAAACCTCGGGGTCGAAGCCCCGGTAGTCGGTGATGGTAAGCAGGTTTTGGGCCTGAGCATAGAGCGTCAGGGAACGCAGGCGCATTTTTTGCACAACCGGTGCCGGGAACTGGTAGGCCAGGCGCAGGTTTTTCAGGCGGATGAAGTCGCCATCCTCCAGAAACTGGGTGCTGAAGCGCTGCATCTGGCCGGTTTGCAGGGAGGGGCGGGGCACATCCGTCTGTTGCCCCGGCTCCCGCCAGTAGTTCTCCAGCACGTAGCGGCTGTTGTTGCCATAAGGCAGGCCGCTGCGCAATTGGCCGTAATTTTCATAAGCATGGCGGCTTTGGTTGAAAATTTTATTGCCGCCCGAGAACTGCAGGAAGGCGGAGAGCGAAAGGCCTTTCCAGGAAAAGGTATTGTTGAAGCCGCCAAAATAGGTGGGAATAGCGCTGCCCACGATCTGCCGGTCGTCAAAATCGATCACGCCATCGCCGTTGAGGTCCTCGAAGAGGGCGTCGCCCGTCTCGGGGTCCACTCCCTGGAATTTTATCATGTAAAGCGTACTGGCCGACTCGCCTTCCTTGAGGATGTGGTTGCGGCCCAGGATCTCTCCGTCATTGAACAATTTTATGATCTTGTTGTCCAGCAGAGCCAGGTTGAAGGCGGTCGTCCAGGAAAAATCCCGGGTATGGATATTGAGCGTGTTCAGGCTCACTTCAAACCCTTTGTTCTCGATCTCTCCGACGTTCTGGATGACCGTAGTGAAGCCGGTCAGGCCCGAAACATCAGCATTGAGCAGCAGGTCGGTAGTATTCTTGATGAAGTAGTCGGCTGTCAGGTTGAACCGGCTGTCCAACAGGCCCAGGTCAATGCCCAGGTTCAACTGGGAGGTTTTCTCCCAGCTCAGGTCCGGGTTTTCCAATTGAGAAGGCGAGATGCCGCTGCGGCCGTTGTAAGGCGCATCCAGCCCCCAGGTGCCCACCCAGTCGCTGCCGATTTCCTGGTTGCCGGTTATGCCGTAACTGCCCCGCAGCTTCAGGTTGCTGAAAAGGCCCTGATCGGCCATAAACGGTTCTTCGCTAACTACCCAGGCCAGAGAGCCGGACGGGAAGTAGCCATACTGATTGTTCGCCCCAAACCGGGAAGAACCGTCGGCTCGCACGGTGAAAGTGGCCAGGTAACGGCCCTTATAAGCATAATTGAAACGCCCCAGGTAAGAAAGCAGGCTGGAACGCCTCCGGCCGGTAGTAGCGGTGATGATATTGGCCGCTGCCGAAATACTGGGCGTTTCATTGGTGGAGTAACCGGCGCCTTCCATATCGGAAAAAACGGCCTTGATCTCCTGAGCCGAGAAGCCGCCGATGAGGTTGAAGCTATGATCGCCCAGCACCCGGGTGAAGTTGAGTGTATTTTCCGACTGCCAGGACAATTCCTCCCAGGTGGCGAATATGCCCTGGCCGATGCTCGTCTTGTTGCTGAAGGTCGGGGTATACGACTCTTCATTGAGGGTGTTGAGGTCGACGGACCAAACCGATTTTAACACAAGCCCCGGGATGATCTCGTATTGCCCGAACAGGGAGCTTTGCAGGCGGGAAGAGATGGAGCGGTTCTTATACTCCAGGGCGATCAGCACCGGGTTGTCGAGCGGCCACCAGGTATTGTAATTGAAAGGGTTGGCGTAGCTGCCGTCCGCCTCGTAAATGGGGGCCGAGGGGTCCCAGGCCTGGGCGTTGATCACTACGCCGTACTCGTCGTTCTCGTTGATCGTCCGCCGGTGGTTGGAGCGGTTGACTGCAAAGTTGGCGCCCAGTTTGATCTTCTCGTTGAGGCGGTGGTCGAGGTTGAGGCGGGTGCTGAGCCTTTGGAATTCCTGCCCGATCTGAATGCCGCTCTGGTTAAAAAAATTGCCGCTGAGGTAAAACTGGGTTTTGTCGTTTCCGCCCTGAATGCTGAGATCGGCATTGTCGACCTGGCCGGTGCGGAAAATGGCGTTGTAAATATCGGTTGTCTGTACATCCGCATTGGGGTCGCCGGGGTCGAAACCGAAGTCGTCGTTGAAGTAATCCGGGCCCAGGCCGTCATTCTCAGCGGCCACATTGAGGAAGCGGACGAATTCGCGGGCGCCCATCATTTCGGGCACATCGGTGATGTTGGAGAAGCCTTTATAATATCCCACGCTGACCTGGGTCTTTTCGCTGGCGCCCCGCTTGGTCGTAATCAGGATGACGCCGTTGGCACCGCGGGAGCCATAAATGGAAGCCGCTGAAGCGTCTTTCAGGATGGTGATCGACTCGATGTCGTTGGGATTGAGGTCGGCCAGCGGGTTGACCGGCTGAATGTTCTGGTTCAGAGCGGAGTTGTTGCGGGAGACCACCGGGATGCCATCGATGATGAACAAGGGCTGGCTGCTGGCGCCGATGGAGGAGACGCCCCGGATGTTGACGTTGATGGCGCCGCCCGGCGTACCGGAAGGGCTGCTGATGTTCACCCCGCTGGCTTTGCCCTGAATGGCCGCCTCAAAGCTGGCCGTGGGCACATCCTGGACATCTTCTGCGCTGAGGGACTCGATGGCGCTCGACACGTCTTTTTTCTTCTGAGTCCCGTAACCGACGACGACCACCTCGTCGAGGACCTGGCCGGCGGCCAATTGTACATCGATCGCGCTCTGGTTGCCGATCTCTACTACTTTGGGGGTGTATCCGGTATAAGAAAACTCCAGTTTTTTTGCCTCTTCCGGCACTTTCAGATCGTATTTTCCATCAAAATCCGTAACCGTTCCGGAAGAAGCGCCCTGGATCAAAACGTTCGCTCCAATGAGCGGTTCTCCGGTTTCGGCGTCGGTAACGGCGCCGGTGATGGTGCGCTGTGCCGGGGCAATGGAAGCCCACCCCAGGCAGACAGCAGCTATCAGGAGTATTCGCCAATGCTTCATACTTATGCGTTTTTTGGTGACAAGAATATTAGTCCGTGCTGGAAATCAGAGGGCCTGACACAGGCCGGGCTTTGCAGGGCAAAATACCACAGGAAAATGGCCACCGGAAAGGATGAGCCTCGGTTCGGGAAAGCCCTGGAAAGAAAAAGGGGATTGCTAACAGTCGAAGATGGGCTGCAGGCCAATGAGGCTGGGGGTCTCCAGGTGGAGAACCGTTGTTTTTGCAGGCATTATGGACCTCAGTATCTGCATGTAAGAACTGGATTTACAGACCGAAATTAGGAACTTCAGGTTAAAATACCAAATAGAGCGGCCCTTCTATTTGCCAAAGAGGGATTTTTTTTGTAAGATTACGGTTGGTTTAATCACTAAATGTACAAATGGATAACTGGTGTTTCCATAGCGTTATCAGACCTTCCGTTCCCACCCACAAGCAGCTTGGCTTGATGGGCCTTCAACCAATTTTTGACTGCTAGCCTGAATTTTCACTCCTTTTTATTGTTTTCGAAAACGGCTTTGGCATAATCGCCTGGCCGGGTATTCGGCAATTCCATCATTTTAATAATAACCAAAACCTTTCTGCATCATGAGAAAAGCAGTACAACTTACGTTGGCCTTAATGCTATGCGCCACCTTTGCGCAGGCACAGGAAACCATTACCTACGATTTTGAAGACGGCCTGATGCCGGCGGGGTTCACCCTGATCAATCAGGATATGCTGATCCCCAACGAGCCGGATGACATGGTATTTGCGGACTCAGCCTGGATTGTCATCCAAAGCGGCCTGTTGGGAAGCTATGCAGCGCTTAGCCTCTCCTGGTACGTCGATGACGCCGGCCCGGCCGACGACTGGATGATCCTGCCCAAGCTGCAACTGGGAGATTCCCCTATGCTGAGCTGGACGGCCCAGTCTACCACTTCCTCTGGCAATTTTCCGGATAGCTATCAGGTGCTCATCAACACCGGAGAACCTACTTATGATGACTTTTCCAACAATGGCTCGATCCTCCTGGAGATTGCTCCCGAGGAGCACCTCACAGCGCAGATGCGCGAGCTGGACCTCTCGGCGTACGCCAACCAGGCTGTCTATATTGCTTTCCGCAACATTACGCCTTCCGGCGATGCCCTTTTGATCGATGACATCACAGTCACCAACGTTATCACTTCAGCCGTTCGCGAAATAGACAACGAATCCTTTAGAATGGCGCTGACGCCCAACCCTGTGAGCCAGGGCCCGGTTCAACTTGCCTATACCCTGGAGGAAAGTTCTGAGGTGGAACTGCTCATTCAGGATATGATGGGCCGCACCTTGCAGGCCGCCCCACAGGGCCGCCGGCCAGCCGGCAATAATACTGCCGCAATCGATATTAATCAGCTCGCCGGCGGAACATATATCGTAGCCATCCGTTCCGAAAAGAAAGCCGGCACGGCAAAATTGATAGTAAGACATTAATTCTTAGATTCCCCTTTATTTGCAGGCAGCCCCCTCCTTCGGGAGGGGCTGCCTTTATTTTAGCTGGCAAACATCAATAAAATGGATACTCGTTTCTATATCACTCTTTTTCTTATCTCCCTGCCCGGCTTATTTTACAGCCAGGGCTACACCAACTGGATCGTTGGCGACACGGCCGACGTTCAACCCGGCAACATTCAGCCCGGCATCGTGCTGGCCGGCGGCGGCGGCGACAACGACCCCGCCATGCAATGGATGCTCAGCCGGGCCGGCGGCGGCGACGTGGTCGTCATCCGCGCCAGCGGGTCGGATGGGTACAACCCTTATTTCTACAGCGAACTCGGCATTGAAGTCAATTCGGTGGAAACCATCCGTTTCGAATCCGGCATTGCAGCTGACGATCCTTACGTAATCAACCGGATTCGCGGCGCGGAATGCCTGTTCATCGCCGGCGGCGACCAGTTCGACTATTATTCCTATTGGAAAGACACTCCGGTGGAAGAGGCCATCAACTACCTGATTAATGAGAAGGGAGTAACGGTAGGCGGCACCAGCGCCGGCATGGCCATCCTGGGGCAGTGTTATTACACGCCTTCCGGCTCTTCCCTGGATGCCGAAGAGGCCCTCGGCAACCCTTTTCATCCGGATTACAATATCCTGGGTTGCAATGATTTTCTGAATGTGCCCTATAGCCAGTACCTCGTCACCGACACCCACTACGAGCAGCGGGAGCGCCCGGGCCGCCACGTGGGCATGCTGGCGCGCATCGCCCAGGAATACCATACGCGTTCTTTCGGCATTGCCGCCAATGAGTATACCGCCGTGGCGGTCGACGAGGCCGGCCTGGCCCGCGCTTTCGGCGATTATCCGGAATACGAGGAAGACTTCGTCTTTTTTCTGCAGGCCAACTGCCAGGAAGAATTCCTGCCGGAGGTGATGCAAGCCGGCCGCCCGCTCACCTGGGACCGGGGGCACAGCGCCGTCAAAGTGTACGCCCTGCCCGCCCGTTCCGATGGCGGAAGCACTTTTGACCTCACAGACTGGCAAACCGGCAGCGGAGGGGAATGGCAGAACTGGTATGTCAGGGACGGAACGCTGGAGAAAGTTTTCAATACCGGGCCGGATTGTGCGGCGGCGCTGAGCAGCACAAAAGGGCTGGCCCCGGAAAAGCAATGGACTATTTTCCCCAATCCGGCCTCTGAGCGGCTCTTCGTGCAGTGGCCATCCGGCAGCCGGATGGATGGGCTGGAACTGCGCAATGCTTACGGGCAGGTAGTGATTCGCAGGGCGGAGCCAGTGCAGGAACTGAACTTATCGGAACTGCCGGCCGGGGTTTATCTCGTAGAGGTGAACGTGGAGGGTAGCATCCTGATGAGAAAGTTTGTGAAAGAATAAGCGTAGGACACGGGTGGCTAAACTAGTGCCATCCGTGTCCTACTGTTCTTCGATCCGCAGTTCCTCCAGCGGAAGCTCCATGCCGGGCATCACTTCTTCTCCCGTTAATTTTTTGCCTTCGAAGCCAGCAACCGTTTCAACTTCTCCATTGGCGCGGTAGACGTAGGCTTTTTCTGCGTAGGGATCGATCAGCCAGGCCAGGCGGACGCCGTTTTTGATCCAAACGTTCTTCATTTTCTTTTTCAGCTTCGCCAGGCGGTCGGTTTGAGAGCGTACTTCGACGATAAAATCCGGCATTACCGGCAAAAACACTTCTTGATCAGGCGATTGGGCCAGGCGTTCGTCGCTGATCCATCCACAGTCCGGGCTTTTTATGGCTCCGTCAGGCAGTTTAAAGCCAGCGGAAGCGCTGAAGGGCTTGCCCGATTTTTTAAGCAACCACCATGCGCCCAGATAAATCAAAGGAATGGATTCTCTATTCCCCGAGCCAAATTTCACAGGAGACATAATCGTAATTTTTCCAGTCTTTTCCCGCTCCATCCGCAAATCCGGATAGCGGGCAGAAAGCGCGGCGAATTCTTCTATGGATAAGGCCTTATCCAGGATCAAAGGCCCCAATTCGGCTATTTCCCTGATCGGATGAATGGTTTTGGTTTCCAACTTGGCGCTTGATGGCATAAAAGCAAATTTTCAAACAATATAAGCATTAATAAAGACAATTGAGAAGCTGCCGCAGTTTTGCCCTGGTGAGATAGATTCAACACTTTGTATCCCCGTTTCATCTGTTTTTCCCTAAAACTCCCTATGTTTGAACAAACCAACGCTGAACACCACCACCTATGAAGCTCTTCCAGAAATTCCCGGACAGTATCGTGATCATCATGGCCATCATGCTGGCCTTTATCATCCTCACCTGGATCGTGCCCGCCGGCGAATTCGACCGGGCCGAAGTTGCCGGGCGCCAGGTCATCGTCGCAGGTTCCTATCACAAGGTCGAACCGGCCCCCCAGGGGGTTGGCGATTTCTTTATGGGCCCCATCCGGGGGTTCATCTCGGCGGCGCAGATCATTGGTTTTGTCTTTCTGGTGGGCGGGGCTTTCAACATCCTCACCCGCACCGGGTCGGTGGACGCCGGTCTGCGCGACATCATTAAGCTGAGCGAGCGCAGGCCTGGCTACAAAAAATGGATCATCCCTTTGATCATCACCCTGTTTTCCCTGGCGGGCGCCACCTTTGGCATGTGCGAAGAAGTGCTGGTCTTCGTGCTCATCACCATCCCGCTCAGCCTCGCCCTGGGTTACGACTCCATTGTGGGCCTTGCCATTTCTTTTGTCGGGGCAGGGGTTGGCTTCGCCGGCGCCTTCATCAACCCTTTCACCATCGGGGTGGCGCAGGGCATCGCCGAGCTGGCGCCCGCCAGCGGCATGGGCTACCGGCTGGTGGTATGGACCATCACAACCCTTATCGCTATCCTGTACATCATGCGCTATGCCCGCAGGGTAGAAAAGGATAAAACCCTAAGCCCCATGTACGAGATCGACGAGGAGCGGGATATCTCGCATCTTAACGAGGACGAGGGCGAAGGGTTCACCACCCGGCACAAACTGGTGTTGCTCATTCTGGCCGCCGCCCTGGCGTTGCTCGTCGTCGGAGTGAGCAGTTGGCACTGGTACATCGACGAGATTTCCGCGTTGTTTATCGCCATGGGCGTCGCGGCGGCAATTGTCGGCCAGCTCAGCCTGGAGGGCGCCGTGGAAGCTTTCAAGGATGGCGCCCGTGACATGATCACCGCCGCCCTGGTCATCGGCCTGGCCAAGGGGCTCATCGTTATCGCGGAAGACGGCCGCATCATCGACACCATCCTCAATAGCATTGCCTCGTCCTCCGAAGGGCTGCCTCAGGCCATCACGGTAGAGATCATGTTCATCTTCCAGACTTTCCTCAATTTCTTTGTGCCTTCCGGTTCCGGGCAGGCCGCCCTCACCATGCCCATCATGGCGCCCCTGAGCGACCTGCTGGGCCTCAGCCGGCAGACTGCCGTGCTGGCCTTTCAGTTCGGCGACGGCCTGTCCAATATGATCATCCCCACCAGTGGAGTAACCATGGGCATACTGGCGGTGGCCAAGGTGCCTTACAACGTTTGGATCAAATGGTTTACGCCGCTTTTGCTGATCCTTATTGGGGCTTGCATGTTGTTGTTGCTGCCGCCGTTGTTCCTTTTTTCCTGGTAGGTCAGACGCGGGTAGTACGTCCCTACCTGCGTTTATAAAATTTCGTATCCAACGACTCCAGGGCAAACTCCCATAAATCCTCGTAAGGAATAATCTCAATGCCATGAGTTTGGTTGGCTACTTCCAGCGGTATGGCTTTCAGCTGTTGGTAGTATTTCTCCGACCTGCGCAAAACGCCTGCCTTGTGAAAACCGGACTGTGGAATCTGGAGGAGCATCTTCACGAAGTAATTGCTTCGCTTCAGGGCCTTGTCTTTATAAAGGTAGCGTACCCGGTATTTGTTGATGGCGTCGATGCGGTCGATGGCTTCTTTGTAACGCTTTTTGACGATGAGGAAAAGGGTTTGAATAATTAGTATCGGCACGTTAAGGCCCTGCTTGTCCCGCGAAAAAACCGGCACCTCATTGAGGAACTTGCCCAGGCGGAATTTCCGGAACGGGCCTTCAGGCTCGCTGGCTTTGCCGATCTCCAGCAGAAAATGGATATAGGCCTCATTGATGCGCCACTGCTCTTTATCCACCTCCCGCAATTTCTGGAAACCCCGGTGGCTCACAGCTTCCCGGTAGACTTCGTAGGCCCGCTGGTACTGCCGGGTGTGGAGCGACAGGATCAGCAAGACCTCCATATTGACAAACCAGTTGACGGTGCCGGCCGGTATGAGCTGTGCTGCCTTGCAGGAAGTGCGTTCTGCTTTTTCAAACTGTTTCAACTGTATGTGGGCCAGAATCTGCTGATGCAGAAAGGTGTAAATGGGCGTCTTTACTTCGTAATCTTTAGCTTCGAAAGCCCGGACGGCCTCTTCGCAGCTCTTCACGGTCATCCGGTAATCATTCGCCGAGCGGTAGGCAATGATGCGGATGAGGTGGCCCAGAAAAAGCAGCCGGTAGGTTTGAAACTCCGCCATGGCTTCCTCCAGGTTTTCGTAATAGGCCAGCGCCTGGCGACAGGCATCAGCCTTGGCGGCCCGTTCATTGATGTAGTCGGCCACGAGCAGGGTGTAGTACTCCTCTGCCAGCGATTCGGACTGCCAGGCCTGGGCATACTTTCGGTGAAGCTGGCTGTATTCCTGCATCTTTTTCAGGTTGCCGACGCGCGTACCGTAATGGAACCGCAGCACCTGGCTGGCCTGAACGACAATTTCGGTCAGGTCGAACCGCAGGGCCTGTTTCAACGTTTTTTCAGCCAGCCGAATGGCGGCCTGGCGGGCGCCCATGCGCAGCAGCACCCTCACC
This genomic window contains:
- a CDS encoding isoaspartyl peptidase/L-asparaginase, with protein sequence MPEYSLAIHGGAGTILRSEMTAEKEESHQKALLAALQAGEALLKAGRSALDAVETVVRSLEDCEYFNAGKGAVFTHEGNNEMDASIMCGKTLKAGAVAMVQGVKNPISLARRILEASDHVLLCGPGALEFAREQGIEEALPDYFYSEFRQRQLQAARARGKAQLDHSQKHGTVGAVACDRHGHLAAATSTGGLTNKQYGRVGDSPIIGAGTYANDLTCAVSCTGYGEYFIRGVVAYDVSCLMEYRGLSLEEAARHAIHHRQLALGGDGGLIAVDAKGHIALPFNSEGMYRAWVREGEEVGVKIYKD
- a CDS encoding RagB/SusD family nutrient uptake outer membrane protein; the protein is MKTINFKYIVLSAVVFLSAACNNFLDVELDGQIITSEAIVNKETAEAAAIGLYNSFQGVNLYGGDFVLVADLLGGNAIATGFRQRYEDLSNARVPTTNPYIEDVWVDLYNIINSANNILANIDGIDGIGDADRSRIEGTAYYFRGSAYFGLLCQFGEFFNESSALGVPVFTEVLDRSTATSVGRATVAATYGRIIEDLDNAARALPDDDDRYFVTQAAARALLARVHLYRKDWANARAYAELLLNDGDYALNENYNDNFETEGSPESIFELQFTTQDGQDLSSLLMLSAANEVSGSNELWEAFEENDARKEQFLRRFGVVRCTKYGELATDIDYNVPVSRLAEMYLIRSEAIANTEGVSAALEDLNAIRTRSLPGSPVAEADVPNLEAYNSFLIRERRLEYAFEGHYWFDLVRLGRAALVRQIEDYRVVLPIPDREVKVSNGVIGQNPGY
- a CDS encoding T9SS type A sorting domain-containing protein, which translates into the protein MDTRFYITLFLISLPGLFYSQGYTNWIVGDTADVQPGNIQPGIVLAGGGGDNDPAMQWMLSRAGGGDVVVIRASGSDGYNPYFYSELGIEVNSVETIRFESGIAADDPYVINRIRGAECLFIAGGDQFDYYSYWKDTPVEEAINYLINEKGVTVGGTSAGMAILGQCYYTPSGSSLDAEEALGNPFHPDYNILGCNDFLNVPYSQYLVTDTHYEQRERPGRHVGMLARIAQEYHTRSFGIAANEYTAVAVDEAGLARAFGDYPEYEEDFVFFLQANCQEEFLPEVMQAGRPLTWDRGHSAVKVYALPARSDGGSTFDLTDWQTGSGGEWQNWYVRDGTLEKVFNTGPDCAAALSSTKGLAPEKQWTIFPNPASERLFVQWPSGSRMDGLELRNAYGQVVIRRAEPVQELNLSELPAGVYLVEVNVEGSILMRKFVKE
- a CDS encoding choice-of-anchor J domain-containing protein codes for the protein MRKAVQLTLALMLCATFAQAQETITYDFEDGLMPAGFTLINQDMLIPNEPDDMVFADSAWIVIQSGLLGSYAALSLSWYVDDAGPADDWMILPKLQLGDSPMLSWTAQSTTSSGNFPDSYQVLINTGEPTYDDFSNNGSILLEIAPEEHLTAQMRELDLSAYANQAVYIAFRNITPSGDALLIDDITVTNVITSAVREIDNESFRMALTPNPVSQGPVQLAYTLEESSEVELLIQDMMGRTLQAAPQGRRPAGNNTAAIDINQLAGGTYIVAIRSEKKAGTAKLIVRH
- a CDS encoding TonB-dependent receptor, which codes for MKHWRILLIAAVCLGWASIAPAQRTITGAVTDAETGEPLIGANVLIQGASSGTVTDFDGKYDLKVPEEAKKLEFSYTGYTPKVVEIGNQSAIDVQLAAGQVLDEVVVVGYGTQKKKDVSSAIESLSAEDVQDVPTASFEAAIQGKASGVNISSPSGTPGGAINVNIRGVSSIGASSQPLFIIDGIPVVSRNNSALNQNIQPVNPLADLNPNDIESITILKDASAASIYGSRGANGVILITTKRGASEKTQVSVGYYKGFSNITDVPEMMGAREFVRFLNVAAENDGLGPDYFNDDFGFDPGDPNADVQTTDIYNAIFRTGQVDNADLSIQGGNDKTQFYLSGNFFNQSGIQIGQEFQRLSTRLNLDHRLNEKIKLGANFAVNRSNHRRTINENDEYGVVINAQAWDPSAPIYEADGSYANPFNYNTWWPLDNPVLIALEYKNRSISSRLQSSLFGQYEIIPGLVLKSVWSVDLNTLNEESYTPTFSNKTSIGQGIFATWEELSWQSENTLNFTRVLGDHSFNLIGGFSAQEIKAVFSDMEGAGYSTNETPSISAAANIITATTGRRRSSLLSYLGRFNYAYKGRYLATFTVRADGSSRFGANNQYGYFPSGSLAWVVSEEPFMADQGLFSNLKLRGSYGITGNQEIGSDWVGTWGLDAPYNGRSGISPSQLENPDLSWEKTSQLNLGIDLGLLDSRFNLTADYFIKNTTDLLLNADVSGLTGFTTVIQNVGEIENKGFEVSLNTLNIHTRDFSWTTAFNLALLDNKIIKLFNDGEILGRNHILKEGESASTLYMIKFQGVDPETGDALFEDLNGDGVIDFDDRQIVGSAIPTYFGGFNNTFSWKGLSLSAFLQFSGGNKIFNQSRHAYENYGQLRSGLPYGNNSRYVLENYWREPGQQTDVPRPSLQTGQMQRFSTQFLEDGDFIRLKNLRLAYQFPAPVVQKMRLRSLTLYAQAQNLLTITDYRGFDPEVSTNTASQGALNTQQGEDFGTLGQARTISVGVNVGL